ATTTGAATCAAATTGacaaattgtttattttaaACGAGACATCTTGCTCCCTTTCTAAGTGCAGATACTATGGAGTGACCTAAAACAACTGCAATCATTCCATGCAAAAAACAAGCAAAGTCATCTTTAACTTTCATCACCCCTCCTCCAAGTTATGGAGTTATCTTTAATCAGAGAACAATGTGTGTTCATATCAGTGACAAATATACCACATGCGTTGCAATTTGCACAAGCAGCACAAAGTAAAGGAGGAGAAATTAGTAGGGAAAATTTACAGAAATACTGAAATACCATCCCATGGATAAACTCCACCCACAAAACAAGAATCCGCTTTTTGACCAGAATAGGTGATTAGGGTAGAGTATCTCTATTTGCCAGTGCATTTTCAGAAGACCTTTCCATGTATAAGAGCTCCTAATGATTGTGAATGATTCATCCAATAGATGTGCAAGCAAAGTACAAGAATAGCTATTACAAAGTTCATGCTTtctcacagagagagagagagagagagagagagagagagagagagagagagtaccccCAAGAGAGAAGACAGTGCTTCACGTAGTTCAGTCTTCACAGAGTGGCAGACATCAATATTTTCATCTGTTGTCCTCAAGGCTTTGAACACCCGTTCAGATATACCCGGACCCAAATCAGGATTAATTGTTCTGACCCACTCACCATGATTATTCTTAAATTCGTACCTGtgtttgaaagttaattgatttAATAGTCAATATTTGGACTAAGGTGTTATTGTAGTCATCAATCATATATGCATAAAATCCCCAGCATATGTTGCTAATACTCTGCACCTTTGAAGCAGCCTCATGGCACTTGAAAGGGCTGCCAGGGACGGAATATTTTCTGTGTTTTCATATCCCTTGCTCATAAAATGCTTCAGGCTTGGGACATTGTCCTTAACATAATCCCCAAGGCTTGTGTAATTCATGATTTGACCTGCATCATTAAATGCATCAGCTAAATCTCATTAAGGGAAAACAAAACAGGATTAGcatcaaagatgacatttttaaGAGtatcttctcttccttttcagTCACGAAATGCTAATCAACATGAAACCAATATAATCATTATCAGGTGTAGAAATTTCCGGAATTCCGAGTATTAGTATTCCAGCTGCAAGCACAACAGATCTACTCACCTCCGAATAACTTCTCTACTGACTTAACAAGAACCATAGTTACTCGATCACTTGGGATGCTCAGAAGCTGGAAACAATCTTCTGGAATTATGATAGCACTAGGTTTTGCAGGATCAACATCGGGCAACTCTAGTAATACTCGTCCAACTCGGCACAATATCTCAGCATCCCTAGCAAACCATCCTGTATAAGATTGGTGTTCAAAGAATGTGTTATTTTGCTCTTGGTTTTGGTGATGAAAAACATTAGTTTTATATCTATGGCCTAAATCAATTTATACGATCATCTTTTGGgttcaaatgaaaatcaatttcaacactTCTGAATGCAAATTATTtctttatcaaaatatcttgttggagattggaaaaaaaaaaaagttgtatGATTCAAAAGATTCTCCTAAATGTGTTTCAAAATCGGTATCAAAGTGTTGGAGAAAATAGagcaaaatgttttaaaaagcTAAGGACAAGTTGTCAACCAGTTCTAAGAAACGGCCGACCATTTTGGTCCTTGCTGTCAACCAGTTCTTATAGCCTGTCGACCAGTCATTTTTTGGCTCTTGGCCGTGAGCGGTTGAGAGCCACTGCATGCAAACCGGTCGACCGTGTTTAAGCATGTCAATCGTTTTTGCTCCAAATGTCAATCGATTTTCAAATTCTTGCACTAACTTGTCGATCGATTCTATGAATCTGTCGACCGTTTTTCTCGCAGACTTCTCCAACGACTAGTTCGACAACTCATTAAATGTCCCCTAACTACGGCCAACggccaaaattttcaaatggcTCGTGAtgcactataaatagagggatGGTGGATTATTTAAAACTCTTAGAGAATTTATTACAAGTGTGTATTGTATCATCTACTCTCAAAGTGCTCAAAATGTtgaatttttctctcttttaaagGCCTTGATCTTCCATTGTATTAATTGCTTTGAAGCCTTGTATCTTGTGAGAGATTTTGTAACTGAGAGATTCTTCTCTCAGATCCTCTcttattaaattcttgttatatTTTCCTAGCAAATGTGCTAGAGGATCTACATTAAtggtaggaggttgtatttcctagtcttggggactagagggcttacttgtgATCAAGTAGGAGGATATAGTGAAAGGTTTAAAATCACTAGTGAGAAGCTAAGGGAGTGTATTAGGCCATTtggttgaaccactataaatattgTGTGTCCCTCTATTGTCTTTGTCTTTCATtccatttattttgttaagcATTTCCATCATTCAACATCACTTTCACCAAATCCTTATTTTCAGCAAAAAGATTTCactttcaataaaaaattttaattaacccaattcaccccccccccccctcttgggttgtGTCATTGCTATACAGTTATATCAGAATGAAAATGCTGATTCAAATCATTACAGGTGTGACTATTCCCCAATAATATCTATGTATTAATCAGAAAATAAGCAAATTGCATTGACATAAGAATGCTGCCTTGATCCTCCAAAAAATTTAATCCTAACTTTTAATTCAGCAGGAACTATAAAGCGACTGGGTAGTCTAAATCGTATGTAAAATCAGTTCATGAAACTAATATTATCCCATTCACTTTTTCCAGTAAGTTTTGGAGATAAGTTATTACCGTAGATATGATTGTACTTATTCAATTTGGAGTAGCATATTACTTAAACATAACAGTGTAAAATACATAAGGATCAACAAATCCTTTTTTCTGATTATGTAGTATTCATATCAACAAGGTACAAGTTGGAGACAGTGATTTGAAAACCTGCCTTGGTAGAAGTTATAACAGAAACAGAACATCCCGTGATATGGTACATTACCGTTCTCACATGATATAAGAGAGTTCACCTTTAGGGTCAAAATCCATTTGAACAATTTTCAGCACTAAAAATGAACATGAATATTGATCATGCTCTTGGTTCATTTTTCAAATTATGGCTCATCTATTCACTAGATAAAGATAATTGTAAAACACTTCCAGCTGATTGTGAGTTGAAAATACTGACTCTTACCCACAGTGTCAAAACTCTGTGCCATGGGAATGACCCCAGTGGTTGAAACAGCACCGTGAGAAGGCCGAAACCCCAGAATCCCACAGAATGCTGCAGGAACTCTTACACTTCCCCCAGTGTCAGTACCTGTGAAAAATAGGACCACCTGCTCCAACTTAAGGAGATATCCAAATCGTATACAACAACTTATAATAATGCCAAATCTCACCTAAGGCAAAATCTACAAGCGTTGCACCAACTGAAACAGCAGATCCACTGGAAGACCCTCCAGGTACCCGATCTGGTGCAGATGGATTTTTGGGTGTCCCATAGTGTTTATTTTCTCCATCGATACTGAAAGATAATGATTCCAATAGGTTAATCGAGAACCATCTGTGAGTACTAAGTATCTTTAAGAAATGTAGGAGAccgggaaaaaaaataaaaaaaaaagatgatgtCTTATAAAACCatcaaagtttttcaaaatttgttattCATCTTGGCATCTCAAGTGAATCCATACTTCCCCTTTTCAGTAAAAAGGAAATGGGTAAGAGTTCTGAACTCATAATTCAACATTCACAATTGTCATCTTCGAATGCCCCATCCAACAAGAATAGAACTGTTATCCGTAAGAAGAGGTGCTGATTCAGACCTGTATGCCATTTCATCCATGACAGTTTTACCCACACATGTGGCACCACCCCTTAAGACTGCTAAAATGGCTGGCGCCGTCGACGTGGCAGCCGAATGAGTCCGTGCCCAATCAGGATTTCCAAACCCAGTAACACATCCATCCACGTCAAATCTGCatccaattttcaaaattaaaagaaataaccCACTGAAACGCTCTGCAAAATCAGGGATTTAAGATTCCAACGATCAATGGTTTATTTCTATGTACGTTCAACACGTACAGTCGAGCATGGCAAAATATTAACAACATTCACATTCAGATTCAGATATAGCAAATTCATGGAAGACCGACCCAAAAGAAGAGTACCCAGAATGGAATGGATTAGAAACAAGTATAAAGACGGTATCCCACAAAATTAGACGATTGATTATAAGTAAATTCGAAgaatttagttgagtaacaaagTATGAGAACTGAAGGTGAAGGGACTCACATGTCTTTAACCGCAAAAGTGAGAGTCTTCAAAGGAAGTTCATGAGCTGAAGGGTACGGTTCTAGAGTAATTTTCTCCATGAAAGCTCCGTAATCCGACTCCATAGCCTGTCCTTCTCTCTCTGTACTTGCCTTCAATGCAACTGAAGCCAGGTCGCTTAGCAAGAGTGTTGGTCGTGTGACCATTTTGC
This window of the Diospyros lotus cultivar Yz01 chromosome 5, ASM1463336v1, whole genome shotgun sequence genome carries:
- the LOC127801793 gene encoding amidase 1-like; translated protein: MVTRPTLLLSDLASVALKASTEREGQAMESDYGAFMEKITLEPYPSAHELPLKTLTFAVKDIFDVDGCVTGFGNPDWARTHSAATSTAPAILAVLRGGATCVGKTVMDEMAYSIDGENKHYGTPKNPSAPDRVPGGSSSGSAVSVGATLVDFALGTDTGGSVRVPAAFCGILGFRPSHGAVSTTGVIPMAQSFDTVGWFARDAEILCRVGRVLLELPDVDPAKPSAIIIPEDCFQLLSIPSDRVTMVLVKSVEKLFGGQIMNYTSLGDYVKDNVPSLKHFMSKGYENTENIPSLAALSSAMRLLQRYEFKNNHGEWVRTINPDLGPGISERVFKALRTTDENIDVCHSVKTELREALSSLLGDFGILAIPTFPGPPAKLQTEPTTLETFQARAFSLLPIAGMSGFCQVSLPLGKHNGLPVAVSLLAKHGSDGLLLNLVEMLYETLQEQIDIAEKSSP